Part of the Pirellulales bacterium genome is shown below.
TACGTCCCAGGCGAGGTCGTCGCCGTTGAGCTTGATCTTCAAATGCGTCAGGCCGTCGGCCGCGATCCATGCTCCCAGCGTTTCGGGCAGCCCATCGCCGACGGGCTGTGCGACGTCGGCCGGCGTGAGCGGATCGAGCGCCCCGACGAGATGATACAGCGGCATTCGCGGCTTGGGCCGGCGCAGCGTATATCGATCGAGATATTCCCCACGGAAATCGGCGTTTAGCCACGAAGCCAGATCGCGATCGACGTACTCCGCGCCCAGCACGTCGAAACTGTTCTGGCCCAAGGCGCGGCCAAAGGCGTCGTGCACGGCGGCCTCGAGCGGACTGGCCGCCACGAGCTGCGCGAGCCGGGGCAGCGGCTCAGCAAGCGCGAGTTCCGCCTCGATCGATCGGGCCAGGGACGGATGATTGAGTCCCAACGCGTGGGTCAATTCCAAAGGGTGGCCCGTTGCCTTGCAGCTCAGGGCCGCATCGACGCAGCGAGCGGCAAAGGCCTGCATGGCGGCCGACGCGACGCTGCCATCGACGCATTGCGAGGGCCAGGCCCAGACGTGCGCCAAGGGCATCGAACCGCGCCCCTGCGCGCGGCGTCCCGCGCGGTTTTCGACCTCGATGGCGACGTCGCACATCAAGGCCTCGTTCATCACGCGCCCACCGAACTTGATCGGCGTGCGATAGGCGAGGCGCGCAAGCTGCATGCTCGCGGCAACGATGCGAACGTCGGTCGGCTTCGGCACGGATCGCCTCAGGTGAACGGGGCGCAACTGCTCCCAGGGCAGCGCCACGTTATCTGCGCTTGCACCTCGCGATGCAAGCGCAGAGAGTCGAGGGTCAAACCAGGCCGTTGCGCACGGCCCAAACGGCCGCCTGCGTGCGATCATTCACGCCGATCTTGCGCAGGATGTGCTGGACGTGCTCTTTCACCGTCTCGTAGCTGATTCCGAGCGACTGGGCGATTTCACGGTTCGTCAGGCCATAGGCCATCTGCTTGAGCACTTCGCTCTCGCGCTGAGTGAGCGGCACCTCGTTGTCGCCGGGCACGCGCGGCGTGGCGAGGGCCCCCGTCACGCGCCGCAGCTCGTCGCGGCTCCAGATGTTGCCCCCCGTGGCTGCCGTGCGGATGGCGGTCAGCAAGTCGTCGCGCGTGGCGTTCTTCATCAAGTATCCGTTTGCTCCCAGGGCCACGGCGCGTGCGATATACGTCGGATTATCGTAGCTCGAAAAGATCAACACGCTGGTCGCCGGCGAATCGACTTTCAAACGGGCCAGCGCGTTGAGGCCGTCGAGCTGTGGCATCCGGATATCGAGCAGGAGCACATCGGGGCGGAGCTGCGTGGCCTGGCGCAGGGCATCTTCGCCCGTGGTTGCTTCTCCCACGATCTCGACTTCAGAGTCCTCGAGCAGGCGAGCGATCCCCGATCGCACGACCTGGTGATCGTCTGCCACTAGTACCCGAATTGACATGTTGCGCATCCTCTTGGCCGCCTACCAGGCGGGCCGGTTAAGTACCCATGGAGAGTGTAGCGCGAAGCCCCCACGGCCCCGCCTCGGTTCCCGTTTGCCCGTCCCCTTTGCGATCCTGTCTTTGCCCTTACAGATTTTGTACTACATGCCAGGCTCGGCTGCTGCCGCAGGCCATGGCAGTTGGACCACGAGCCGGGTGCCGCTGCCGGGTTGGCTGGTGATTTGCGCGCTTCCGCCTAGCATTTGTGCGCGTTCACGTATTCCCATCAAACCGAATCGCTGGCCGCGCACCTGGAGAGGGTCGAAGCCGATGCCATTGTCGCGCACGATCAGCTGGAGTTGCCCTGCCGCGTGGCGCAATTCGACCCAGGCCTCGGTGGCCTCGCTGTGGCGGGCGACGTTGTTCAAACATTCCTGTACCATGCGAAACAGGTTGCCCTCGACGATTGGAGGCAGCCGCTGGGGCAATGCGTCGTGGTCGAAATGTACCTCGCGCTCATCGGTGCAGTGATGATCGGCCAGCATTTGCAGGGCGGCCAGCAGACCTTGCTCGTCGAGCACCGGAGGCCGGAGTCCTGCGATCAACCTGCGCCCCTCGGTGACGCCGCGCTCGATCGATTCGCGCGTGGTCTCTAATTCCTGGGCCGCTTGCGGCGGCAGTCGGTGCAGCGCGGACTGCAAATGGATCAGCGCCGCGCTCATTTCCTGCAGCATGCCGTCGTGGATCTCGCAAGCCGTCAAGGTTCGGTCGCGCTCGTGAAATTCGAGCAGGTGTTCGAGCAGACGCTGTTTGTCGAGCAGCGTGGCGCGGGCCACTTTCGACTCGGTAACATCGCGGAATACGGCAATCCCTCCGCGCACCTCGCCGCTTTCGTCGCGCAGTGGTCTCGAGGTGACGCTCAGCCACAGCCCCGCGGGGCGCGCTTCGTTGACGACGTAAATCTCGACATTATCGATGTCTTCGCCCCGGAGTGATCGTGAAAGGGGCAGCTCCTCGGCGGGAAAAGGCGTCTGCTGATCGGGCAGAAACAGGCCGTAGTATTCGGGCCAGTTGGCGCGCGAGGTGTTGAACGAACCGCGCCCCAACAGCTCCTCGGCCGCCGGATTGAATTGCAGAAAGTAGCCTCGATGATCACAAACGACGATCCCGT
Proteins encoded:
- a CDS encoding PAS domain-containing protein, which gives rise to MKTQVDLLEEVRSLRRRVAELESGIATTEPLSKAQASLPLDERQVAYLRLFKQTQLLQSILDNIGDGIVVCDHRGYFLQFNPAAEELLGRGSFNTSRANWPEYYGLFLPDQQTPFPAEELPLSRSLRGEDIDNVEIYVVNEARPAGLWLSVTSRPLRDESGEVRGGIAVFRDVTESKVARATLLDKQRLLEHLLEFHERDRTLTACEIHDGMLQEMSAALIHLQSALHRLPPQAAQELETTRESIERGVTEGRRLIAGLRPPVLDEQGLLAALQMLADHHCTDEREVHFDHDALPQRLPPIVEGNLFRMVQECLNNVARHSEATEAWVELRHAAGQLQLIVRDNGIGFDPLQVRGQRFGLMGIRERAQMLGGSAQITSQPGSGTRLVVQLPWPAAAAEPGM
- a CDS encoding response regulator transcription factor, with protein sequence MSIRVLVADDHQVVRSGIARLLEDSEVEIVGEATTGEDALRQATQLRPDVLLLDIRMPQLDGLNALARLKVDSPATSVLIFSSYDNPTYIARAVALGANGYLMKNATRDDLLTAIRTAATGGNIWSRDELRRVTGALATPRVPGDNEVPLTQRESEVLKQMAYGLTNREIAQSLGISYETVKEHVQHILRKIGVNDRTQAAVWAVRNGLV